The following DNA comes from Nocardioides panzhihuensis.
GTCATCGACCTCGGCTCCGGCAAGTACCCCGGCGAGGCGAGGGTCAACAGCGCCGGCGCCGAGGACTGCAAGGCCGCTGCCGCCGAGGTCGCCGACGACCCGCTCAAGTACGAGTGGTCCTGGGAGTTCCCCAGCGCCGAGCAGTGGCAGGGCGGGCAGTCGTACGGGATCTGCTGGGCTCCGAGCTGACCATTGGAATACCCGGTTAACCGGGTATTCCTGCACTTCTCTGGCGTTGCAGTGCCTGAGAAGTGCAGCAAACACCTGAGCGCTGTGGCCGGTGGGACCCCTGGGACTAGAACCCCAGCTTGCGCAGCTGCCGAGGATCCCGCTGCCAGTCCTTGGCGATCTTGACGTGCAGGTCGAGGTAGACCGGCATGCCGAGCAGCTCCTTGATCTGCAGGCGCGCACGCTGTCCGACGTCCTTGAGCCGTGAGCCCTTGTGGCCGATCACGATGCCCTTCTGGGAGTCGCGCTCGATGTAGAGGAAGGCGTGGATGTCCATCAGCGGCTTGTCCTCGGGGCGGTCCTCACGCAGGCGCATCTCCTCGACGACGACCGCGATGGAGTGCGGAAGCTCGTCGCGTACGCCTTCGAGAGCTGCCTCGCGGATCAGCTCGGCGATGATCATCTCCTCGGGAGAGTCGGTGAGCTCGCCGTCGGGGTAGAGCGGCGGGCCCTCGGGGAGCAGCTTGATCAGCAGGTCGGCGAGGAGCTCGACCTGGTCGCCGTTGACGCTCGAGACCGGGACGATCTCGGCCCACTCGATGCCGAGGTCGGCGCCGAGGGTCTGGATCGACATCAGGTGCTCGCCGATCTGCTCAGGCGTGGCGAGATCGGTCTTGGTGGCGACCGCGACCCGCTTGATGCCCTTCTTGAGCTTGTTCGCGTTCTCGGCGATCCGGCGGTCCCCGGGACCGATCTTCTCGTTGCACGGGAAGCAGATCGCGACCACGTCGACCTCGGTCCAGGTGGCTTCGACCAGGTCGTTGAGCCGCTCGCCGAGCAGCGTACGAGGCCGGTGGATGCCGGGGGTGTCGACCAGGATCAGCTGGCCGTCGGACCGGTGGACGATGCCCTTGACCACCGTTCGGGTCGTCTGCGGCTTGTCGGAGGTGATCGCCACCTTGGTGCCGACCATCGCGTTGGTCAAGGTCGACTTGCCCGCGTTGGGACGTCCGACGAACGACACGAAGCCGCTCCGAAATTCTGGTGCTGGCGGCGCCGGGCTTGGCTCGGTCACTGTTGCTCCTGTGCTTGTTCGTGGACTTGCTCGTCGTATCGCTGCCAGATCTGCTCGTCGGTGAGCCCCTGGGCCTTGCCCTCGCGCCACACCGGTCCTGGGTCGACCGCGCGTGGCTGCCGCTTCTGGCCGCCTCCGCGCCAGTAGCCCATCACGTCGTACGCATGGGAGTCGAGCTTCCGCTCGCGCATCAGATGCTTGCGGATCGCCCGCATCTGGCTCGACTCGCCGGCCATCCAGAAGTAGCCCTGGCCCTCGGGCCACTCGATCTTCTCCACGGCCGCCGCCAGGTCGGAGGAGGTCTCCGACGGCGGTTTCGACCAGGTGACCTCGGTGTAGCCGGGCAGATAGCCGGGCAGGTCGTCAGGGGTCTCCGCCCAGATCCGTGTCGGCAGCGTGGTGGTCTCGGCGATGCGCGCCATCGCCGGCATCGCGGTCAGGTCACCGACCAGGAGGAGCCACTGCGCGTCGTCGGGCGCGGCGTAGGAGCCCTTGGGCTCGGTGAGCGTGACGGTCTGCCCCACCGGGTCGGTGCGGGTGGCCCACTCGGTCACCAGCCCGACGTCGTGGACGACGACGTCGACGGTGAGCTCGCCACCCTGCCACGACCGCACGGTGTAGTAGCGCATCTGGAACTGCCCCGGCACGATCAGCCCGACCCATTCGTCGGGGATGCCGGTGGAGGTGAACCCGGCCAACCCGGGGCCCCCGAGCACCAGACGTACGAGGTGGGGCGTGATCTGCTCGCGCCGCAGCACCTCTGCGGCGTACTGCTGGGCCTTGACACTCATCGCCTCAAGGTTATCCGCGCACACGCGGCCCGCCCGCATCAGCGGCGCACTCACTCGTGGTTGATGGCGAGCAGAGCCTCCCGGGTCGCGTCGTCGGCCGGGAACATCGCCTCCACCGTGATCTCGTCGACCGTCACGTCCTGTGGCGCGCCGATCACGGAGAGGACGTAGAGGAAGGAGAGATCGCCGAGGCTCGTACGCAGCAGCAACGGCAACACCGGCAACGTGTGGTCCTTCGCCGCGACGGCCTGCGCCTCCTCTTCGGAGCCAGCGGGGACCGGGTAGCCCTCCAGCTCAGCGAGAAGCTCAGTCAGCCCCGCGGCGGCGGTCCGGTCGAGCTGGCGACGGACGCGGCGTAGGACATGGGCTCGCCACTGGGCGTAGTTGCGGATCTGTGAAGCGAGACCATCGGGGTGCAACGTCGCTCTCAGCATGTTGAGCCGCGGCTGCCGCAACGCGGCGGGCAGCGGAGCCAGGAAGCGCTCCATGGACCGGTTGGTCGCGACCACGTCCCAGCGGACGTCGACAGCACAGGCCGGGTAGGGCTCATGTCCGGTGAGCACTGCCTCGACGACGGACCTGGCGACGCCGAGGTCATCGAGCGGTCGCTCCTGGTAGACGGGCGCGAACCCCGCGGCGAGATAGAGCCTGTTGCGCTCGCGCAGCGGAACCTCGAGCTCTTCGCAGAGCCGCTCGATCATCGTCCGGCTCGGGCCCGAACGGCCCGTCTCGATGAAGCTGAGATGGCGAGCCGACACGTCGGCCGCGATCGCCACCTCGAGCTGCGAGCGACGGCGTCGTTCGCGCCAGTCGCGAAGCAGCTCTCCGACGCTCAGCTGGGCCGTTGTCATGCACCCAGGCTGCCGGGCGGAGCGCGGCGCGGCAACTACCCGAGAGGTAATCGACACGGCGCGCCCGGTGGCGGATCGTCTTGGCCATGACGACTGAAACCACACCCCGCTCACCTGCCGCCACCGCCGAGGCGTACGTCTCGTTCTGGAATCTCTCCGCCGAGGAGCAGCGCACCCTCGGCGCCACTCTGTTCGCCGCCGACGTCGCTCGCTCCACCCCGGTCGGCGAGTCCACCGGCCTCGAGGCGCTGATCGACTTCACCCGCCAGTTCACCGAGGGTGTCGGTGCCTACACGTTCGTGGCCCGCGCCGAGCCCGATTCACACCACAGGCACGTCCGGGTGCGCTGGGAGATCCGCAAGGAGGAGGGCTCGTTCGCCGAGGGAACCGATGTCCTCGGTCTGGACCGGTCCGGGCGGATCGCCACGATCACCGCGTTCATCGATCGCGCCCCCGACGGCTTCGATCCCGACGCTCACCACGAGGAGGCCTGACATGTCCCGGGCTGATCAGGCAGGGGCACCTCCCAACCCGATCTCGTTTCCGTCGGGGTCACGGAAGTGGACCTTGCGGACCCCGTTGTCGTACGTCTCCTCCGACTCCGGCCGCAGACCGCGCTCGGCGATCGCCGCGAGACGGGCGTCCAGGTCGTCGACGAAGATGGTGACGAAGCCTCGGCCGGCGATGTCCGGTCGCACCTCGACGTAGACGTAGCCGTGCTCGGTCACCTCGAAGACCGCCTCGGTGTCGTTGGGGTAGAAGGCCGGCGGGCCCGCGAGCAGCGCCTCGTACCAGCGGGCCGCTCGGCCGAGGTCCGTCACCGGGATCCCGGCGAACAGGTCGGGCATCAGAACCTCCAGCGGGCCGCACCGTAGGGCTCGACGCAGGCGACCGCGTGCGCGGAGGTCGGGTCGATGCGGAAGACGTGCCAGGGGGCGGGGCCCGCGCTCTGCGCGTTGAACGGCGCGGTGACGGCCTCCCCCGACTCGTCGACCTCGGCCGGCCAGCCCTCGTCGTCGTGGTAGTGCTTCGCCACCCGCTCGAGCTCCTCACGGAGCACCCGGGCGACCCGCCCCTCCACGACCAGGTCGAACTCGCGCACCGAGAGCGACAGGGCGCAGCGGGGGTCGCGGGCCAGGTTGCGGCCACGCCGCGTCGTCGGACCGGTGACCAGGTAGAAGCTGCCCTCGAACCACACGGCGCCGAGGGCGCTGACGTGCGGGCCGCCATCGGCGTTGATCGTGCTCACCCAGGTCGTGTGGCGCCCGGGCTCACCCTCCTGCAACCCCGGACCCTGGTTGAACCCGCGGTCCAGGCGGGCCGTCACCTCCGCCCAGGACATCGGCGGGGCGTCGTACATCTCGGCAAGGTTGTAGGTCTCCATGACTGTCTCCTTCGGCTGGATCAGGACCCTTCACCTACGCCACGAACGAGAGCCCGCCACTTCGACACCTTGCCGATTCTGCAGTGGTGGGCGACGAAGCTCTACTTTCGTCGCCCACAGCTGCATTCTCGATCTACAGACCTACATTCTCGACAGTGCCGGTCTCAGAAGGTGTGCCGCAGGGGATAGCCCGAGAGGCCGTCCACCGTCTTGGTCGCGAGCACGTGGTGGAGCTGGATGTTGTTGCGCTCGAAGCCGATCCGGGAACCGGCCATGTAGATGCCCCAGACCTTGGCGGTGCCGAGGCCGACCTCGTTGACGCAGGCGTCCCAGTGGGTGCGGAGGTTGTCGTTCCACGCCGCGAGCGTCTTGGCGTAGTGGACCCGGATGTTCTCGTGGTGCTGCACCTCGAGACCGGTGTTCTCGATCGCGGAGACGATCGTGCCGGAGCCGATCAGCTCGCCGTCGGGGAAGACGTAGCGGTCGATGAACGCCCCTGCGTTCGCCCGCGAGATGTTGTCGGGACGAGTGATGCAGTGGTTGAGCAGGCGGCCTCCGTCGCGCAGCTTGCTCGAGATCTTGCCGAAGTACGCCGGGTAGTTGGCCACCCCGATGTGCTCGGTGAGCCCGATGGAGCTGACCGCGTCGAAGTCCCCCTCGGCCACGTCGCGGTAGTCGGAGTAGCGCACCTCGGCGACGTCGTCGAGGCCGTCGGCCTTGATCGCCCGCTGCGCCCAGTTGGCCTGCTCCCGCGACAAGGTCACGCCGAGCGCCTTCACGCCGTAGTGCTGGGCGGCGTGACGCACCATCCCGCCCCAGCCGCAACCGATGTCGAGCAGCCGCATGCCCGGCTCGAGCCCGAGCTTGCGGCAGATCAGGTCGTACTTGGCGGCCTGCGCCTCCTCGAGCGTGGACTCCGCGGTCGGGTAGAGCGCACAGGTGTAGGTCATCGACGGGCCGAGGACGTACTCGTAGAAGGTGTTGGAGACGTCGTAGTGGTGGTGGATCGCGTCGGCGTCGCGCTCGGGAGAGTGTCGCGTCCACGGCAGCGCGCTGAGCGCGCGGCCGGAGATGTTGCGGACGTTCTCGGCCCGCTGCCGCCACGCGGGCAGGTGTTCCTGCGGCGGCGGCTTGGGCGGGACGAAGTTCGTCGCCCCGAGGGCTCGGACCAGCTCGACCGTCTCGCGGGGGCTGGGCCGCTTGAAGTCGGTCTTTTCCAGGACCAGATCCAGGAGCGGGTAGGGGTCGCCCGGATGGATCCCACGGAGCTCCATGTCACCGCTGACATAGGCGCGGGCCAGGCCGAGATCACCCGGCGCAGTCAGCAGGAACGCGAGCCCGCGCGGATTCAGGATCTCCATCCCGTAGGGAGAGTCCCGGTCGCCGGCGACACTGCCGTCGTACGCGGTGAGCTTGATCGGCAGCCCACCATCGAAGAGCTCGTTCATGGTCTCTGCAATATGGTTCACAGTCTCTTCACCGCCTTGCTGTACAGATCGGTCAACCGATTGCCCGGGTCATACCTCGCCTTCACGGCGGCGAGGTTGTCCCCGTCATAGAGAGCGTCGAAGACATCCTTGTCGTAGAACGCCTCGGAGTAGAGCGATTTATGTCCTCCGAGCTCGTGGACCTGCTCCTCGATCGCGCGGTTCTTCGGAGCGTTCACCGCGCTGGGGCCGACGTGGACCGTGCCCCAGAACCCGACGTTGACGTACGTGCGGCCCGCCTCGAGCGGGTAGGTCGGCCACTTCCCTCGTTCCCCGGAGCTCGAGCCCCCATCGGTGGTCGAGCTTGTCGAGACCCCCTGGGAGACCAGCGGGCAGAGCCAGACCGGCCGCATCCCGATCTCGGCGTCGAACCACTCCAGGAAGGCCGGGAGGTTCTCGATCGGGACCTCGATGTCCTGGATCACCCGCTCCCGCAGCAGCCTCCCGGCGCGCGCGTCGAGCTTGTCGGCGATGCCGAGCTTCCGGTCCAGGCCGACCAGCTTCATGTAGACGTCGGAGCGTCGCAGCCGGCGCGGCCAGAGGCGGCGTACGTACTTGTTCTGGACACCGAAGGCGCCCGAGCACCAGAACCAGTCGGTGTCCCAGCGCCACAGGTAGTCGTAGGTCGTCAGCAGGTCTGCCCCGGAACCGGACGCAGCACGCTGCTGGATCGAGCGGTAGTAGATCTGCTGGCCGCCGTAGTCGCTCGCCCGCTCGGTGACCTGTTGCGTGGCCTTCTCGGTCCAGGTCGCCAGGGTGAGGTAGTACTCCCCCGGCTCGAACGCGACCCCGTCGAGCCCGTCGACCTGGACGCCTTCGTACGACCTGGTCTCGGTGATCTGCGCGATCGTCTTGGTGAGCAGGCCGAGATCGTCGAAGCGTACGTGGCGCAGCGCGACGTATCCCGGCACCTTCTCCAGCTTGATCTTGAGCCTGGTGGCGTAGCCGAGCGAGCCGTAGGAGTTGGGGAAGGTGTCGAACAGATCCTCCCCAGGCTTGGTGGTGACGATCTCACCGGCGCCGGTGAGGATGTCCATCTCGAGGACCGACTCGTGCGGAAGACCGTTGCGGAACGAGGTGGCCTCGATGCCCATGCCGGTCACCGCGCCACCGAGCGTGATCGTGCGCAACTGTGGGACCACGTAGGGGATCATCCCGTGCGCCAAGGTGACGTCGACGAGGTCCTCGTAGGTGCACATGCCCTGTACGTCGGCGGTGCCCGATGCGGCGTCGACCTCGATCACGCCGCCGAGGCCGGAGACGTCGAGGCCGGGCGCGCTGGTCGCGGCCCGGGCTCTGAAGAGGTTGGTGGTGCGCTTGGCGAGTCTGACGGGAGCGCCGTCAGGGATCTTCGCGTAAGAATCGGTCAGCCGTTCGACTGCTTCGTTGTGTCGTCCCCAGCCAGTCTCACCCGTCACTCGACCCACTTTACGCTCGGGATCGATCTTCGGTTTCGATTTTTTGGTTAGTTCGCTTACAGTCGCAAGCGCCGACTGCACCCGTCGAGCTCCCCCATCTCGTGCACCCTGGAGGGTCCCCATGTCCAGTGCTGCCCATCGTGACGCTGTGGCAACGCTCGCCGAGAAGGCAACCCCCTACTTCACCGAGAACCAGGTCAAGTGGCGCAACAAGTCCGTGTCCCAGGCGCGGCTCGCACTGGCGATCGACCAGATCGTCGTGCACATGCGCGAGAAGGGCGTCGACATGGCGACGATGAACGGCCTCACGGCCTACCGTGACGAGGACGGCATCCACGTCACGATCGAGCTCGGCACCCTTCCGCTCGTCCCCGAGACGGGTGCGACCGGCGGCCACCGAGCCGCTCGCTGATCGAGCAGGCGCTAGCGGAGGTTGCCGCGGGGATCGCCGAGCAGGACCGGGACGTCCTCGCCCGCGAACTCCTTGACGACCGCGAGGTCGTTCGCGGAGAGCTCCTGCGCCTCGCCGAGCACGACGACGGCCTCGAGACCCTTCGAGCCGGAGGCCACCGCCATCGCCACGCACACGCCGATCGCGGAGACCTGGAGCGAGGGAAGATCCACGGTGGCCGCGGCGTAGGTGCGGCCGTCGAGATCGCGTACGGCTGCCCCTTCGGCCGCACCGGTGCGGGCCCGCGTCGCGCGGGCCAGGGTCACCAGCTTGCGGTCTTCGGCCGACAGCTCACTCTGCTCTGGCATGGGCTTCTTTCGTCCTGTCCGTCTTGGCTCGGTCGTTCTTGGCTCGGTCGTTCTTGGCCCGGTCGTTCTTGGCTCGGTCGTTCTTGGCTCGGTCGGCCTTGGCTCGGTCGTTCTTGGCTCGGTCGGCCTTGGCTCGGTCGGCCTTCGCCGCTCGGTCTGCCTTCGTCCGGTCGGACTTCGCCGCCCGGTCGTTCTTCACCCGATCCGACTTGTCGCTCTGCTGGTCCTCGTCGTCGGCCTCGGTCTCGGCCGGGACGATGGCGCTGATGCGTACGGTACCGATCTTGTTCCTTCGGCCGGCGGCCTCCTCGGCCACGAAGCTGAGCCCGTGGGCCTCGACCTCGGTCCCGGGGATCGGCACGAGGCCGAGATGCTTGGCCATGAGACCGCGTACGGAGTCGACGTCGTCCTCCTCGACCGCGACGCCGATGAGCTCCTCGAGGTCGCTGACCAGGAAGCGGGCCGGCACCCGCCAGGAGCCGTCGCCGAGGTGGAGGGGCTCG
Coding sequences within:
- a CDS encoding VOC family protein, with protein sequence MPDLFAGIPVTDLGRAARWYEALLAGPPAFYPNDTEAVFEVTEHGYVYVEVRPDIAGRGFVTIFVDDLDARLAAIAERGLRPESEETYDNGVRKVHFRDPDGNEIGLGGAPA
- a CDS encoding pyridoxamine 5'-phosphate oxidase family protein, with product METYNLAEMYDAPPMSWAEVTARLDRGFNQGPGLQEGEPGRHTTWVSTINADGGPHVSALGAVWFEGSFYLVTGPTTRRGRNLARDPRCALSLSVREFDLVVEGRVARVLREELERVAKHYHDDEGWPAEVDESGEAVTAPFNAQSAGPAPWHVFRIDPTSAHAVACVEPYGAARWRF
- the era gene encoding GTPase Era, which translates into the protein MTEPSPAPPAPEFRSGFVSFVGRPNAGKSTLTNAMVGTKVAITSDKPQTTRTVVKGIVHRSDGQLILVDTPGIHRPRTLLGERLNDLVEATWTEVDVVAICFPCNEKIGPGDRRIAENANKLKKGIKRVAVATKTDLATPEQIGEHLMSIQTLGADLGIEWAEIVPVSSVNGDQVELLADLLIKLLPEGPPLYPDGELTDSPEEMIIAELIREAALEGVRDELPHSIAVVVEEMRLREDRPEDKPLMDIHAFLYIERDSQKGIVIGHKGSRLKDVGQRARLQIKELLGMPVYLDLHVKIAKDWQRDPRQLRKLGF
- a CDS encoding cytidine deaminase; this translates as MPEQSELSAEDRKLVTLARATRARTGAAEGAAVRDLDGRTYAAATVDLPSLQVSAIGVCVAMAVASGSKGLEAVVVLGEAQELSANDLAVVKEFAGEDVPVLLGDPRGNLR
- a CDS encoding helix-turn-helix domain-containing protein, producing MTTAQLSVGELLRDWRERRRRSQLEVAIAADVSARHLSFIETGRSGPSRTMIERLCEELEVPLRERNRLYLAAGFAPVYQERPLDDLGVARSVVEAVLTGHEPYPACAVDVRWDVVATNRSMERFLAPLPAALRQPRLNMLRATLHPDGLASQIRNYAQWRAHVLRRVRRQLDRTAAAGLTELLAELEGYPVPAGSEEEAQAVAAKDHTLPVLPLLLRTSLGDLSFLYVLSVIGAPQDVTVDEITVEAMFPADDATREALLAINHE
- a CDS encoding siderophore-interacting protein, which gives rise to MSVKAQQYAAEVLRREQITPHLVRLVLGGPGLAGFTSTGIPDEWVGLIVPGQFQMRYYTVRSWQGGELTVDVVVHDVGLVTEWATRTDPVGQTVTLTEPKGSYAAPDDAQWLLLVGDLTAMPAMARIAETTTLPTRIWAETPDDLPGYLPGYTEVTWSKPPSETSSDLAAAVEKIEWPEGQGYFWMAGESSQMRAIRKHLMRERKLDSHAYDVMGYWRGGGQKRQPRAVDPGPVWREGKAQGLTDEQIWQRYDEQVHEQAQEQQ
- a CDS encoding FAD-binding protein → MTGETGWGRHNEAVERLTDSYAKIPDGAPVRLAKRTTNLFRARAATSAPGLDVSGLGGVIEVDAASGTADVQGMCTYEDLVDVTLAHGMIPYVVPQLRTITLGGAVTGMGIEATSFRNGLPHESVLEMDILTGAGEIVTTKPGEDLFDTFPNSYGSLGYATRLKIKLEKVPGYVALRHVRFDDLGLLTKTIAQITETRSYEGVQVDGLDGVAFEPGEYYLTLATWTEKATQQVTERASDYGGQQIYYRSIQQRAASGSGADLLTTYDYLWRWDTDWFWCSGAFGVQNKYVRRLWPRRLRRSDVYMKLVGLDRKLGIADKLDARAGRLLRERVIQDIEVPIENLPAFLEWFDAEIGMRPVWLCPLVSQGVSTSSTTDGGSSSGERGKWPTYPLEAGRTYVNVGFWGTVHVGPSAVNAPKNRAIEEQVHELGGHKSLYSEAFYDKDVFDALYDGDNLAAVKARYDPGNRLTDLYSKAVKRL
- a CDS encoding class I SAM-dependent methyltransferase; its protein translation is MNELFDGGLPIKLTAYDGSVAGDRDSPYGMEILNPRGLAFLLTAPGDLGLARAYVSGDMELRGIHPGDPYPLLDLVLEKTDFKRPSPRETVELVRALGATNFVPPKPPPQEHLPAWRQRAENVRNISGRALSALPWTRHSPERDADAIHHHYDVSNTFYEYVLGPSMTYTCALYPTAESTLEEAQAAKYDLICRKLGLEPGMRLLDIGCGWGGMVRHAAQHYGVKALGVTLSREQANWAQRAIKADGLDDVAEVRYSDYRDVAEGDFDAVSSIGLTEHIGVANYPAYFGKISSKLRDGGRLLNHCITRPDNISRANAGAFIDRYVFPDGELIGSGTIVSAIENTGLEVQHHENIRVHYAKTLAAWNDNLRTHWDACVNEVGLGTAKVWGIYMAGSRIGFERNNIQLHHVLATKTVDGLSGYPLRHTF
- a CDS encoding isomerase yields the protein MTTETTPRSPAATAEAYVSFWNLSAEEQRTLGATLFAADVARSTPVGESTGLEALIDFTRQFTEGVGAYTFVARAEPDSHHRHVRVRWEIRKEEGSFAEGTDVLGLDRSGRIATITAFIDRAPDGFDPDAHHEEA